The proteins below come from a single Erinaceus europaeus chromosome 20, mEriEur2.1, whole genome shotgun sequence genomic window:
- the FXYD2 gene encoding sodium/potassium-transporting ATPase subunit gamma isoform X2: MDRWYLGSSSKTDVDPFHYDYETVRKGGLIFAGLAFIVGLLIILSKSLRCGGKKHRPVDEDEL; the protein is encoded by the exons ATGGACCGGTGGTACCTGG GCAGCAGCTCCAAGACAGATGTGGACCCATTCCATTATG ACTACGAGACTGTCAGAAAAGGGGGTCTCATTTTTGCCGGCCTGGCCTTCATCGTGGGTCTTCTCATCATCCTCA gTAAAAGTCTCCGCTGTGGGGGCAAGAAGCACCG GCCAGTGGACGAGGATGAGCTGTGA
- the FXYD2 gene encoding sodium/potassium-transporting ATPase subunit gamma isoform X1, translated as MGGRESRVRRALLSRAPRKRKCKGPVAGECCGPSRPSRRPSDPAKTKEQGRWRQGSSSKTDVDPFHYDYETVRKGGLIFAGLAFIVGLLIILSKSLRCGGKKHRPVDEDEL; from the exons atgggtggaagggagagcaGAGTTAGGAGAGCGCTTCTCAGCAGAGCCCCAAGAAAGAGGAAGTGCAAAGGTCCTGTGGCAGGAGAATGCTGTGGGCCTAGTAGACCATCCAGGAGACCATCAGATCCAGCCAAGACAAAGGAACAAGGAAGGTGGAGACAAG GCAGCAGCTCCAAGACAGATGTGGACCCATTCCATTATG ACTACGAGACTGTCAGAAAAGGGGGTCTCATTTTTGCCGGCCTGGCCTTCATCGTGGGTCTTCTCATCATCCTCA gTAAAAGTCTCCGCTGTGGGGGCAAGAAGCACCG GCCAGTGGACGAGGATGAGCTGTGA